From Salvelinus sp. IW2-2015 linkage group LG18, ASM291031v2, whole genome shotgun sequence, a single genomic window includes:
- the zgc:56095 gene encoding ferritin, lower subunit isoform X1, with amino-acid sequence MQSQVNHNFHPESEVNINKLVNIKLTASYTYLSLGMYFDRDDVALRSFSSFFLERSVKEREQADKLLEYQNMRGGRVLLQPIAKPSREDWRGGLDAITFSLEFQKTLNTSLLEVHRGANTHTDPHLCDFLEQHFLSDSHDTIKKLGDHLGSLTRLTSSETHGSMGEYLFDKHTL; translated from the exons ATGCAGTCGCAGGTAAATCACAACTTCCACCCAGAGAGTGAGGTGAACATCAACAAGCTGGTGAACATCAAGCTAACTGCATCCTACACCTACCTCTCCCTG GGGATGTATTTCGACAGGGACGACGTGGCTTTGCGCAGCTTCTCTAGTTTTTTCCTGGAGCGctctgtgaaggagagagagcaggcagacaAATTGCTGGAATACCAGAATATGAGAGGCGGTCGCGTTCTCCTTCAGCCCATCGCT AAACCCAGCAGGGAGGACTGGCGAGGTGGCCTGGATGCCATCACCTTCTCCCTGGAGTTTCAGAAAACCCTCAACACGTCCCTCCTCGAGGTGCACCGTGGTGCCAACACTCACACTGACCCCCAT CTGTGTGACTTCCTAGAGCAGCACTTCCTGTCCGACAGCCACGACACCATCAAGAAGCTGGGTGACCATCTGGGCAGCCTGACCCGCCTCACTTCCTCTGAGACCCATGGCTCCATGGGAGAATACCTGTTTGACAAACACACCCTGTAA
- the zgc:56095 gene encoding ferritin, lower subunit isoform X2 — MQSQVNHNFHPESEVNINKLVNIKLTASYTYLSLGMYFDRDDVALRSFSSFFLERSVKEREQADKLLEYQNMRGGRVLLQPIAKPSREDWRGGLDAITFSLEFQKTLNTSLLELCDFLEQHFLSDSHDTIKKLGDHLGSLTRLTSSETHGSMGEYLFDKHTL; from the exons ATGCAGTCGCAGGTAAATCACAACTTCCACCCAGAGAGTGAGGTGAACATCAACAAGCTGGTGAACATCAAGCTAACTGCATCCTACACCTACCTCTCCCTG GGGATGTATTTCGACAGGGACGACGTGGCTTTGCGCAGCTTCTCTAGTTTTTTCCTGGAGCGctctgtgaaggagagagagcaggcagacaAATTGCTGGAATACCAGAATATGAGAGGCGGTCGCGTTCTCCTTCAGCCCATCGCT AAACCCAGCAGGGAGGACTGGCGAGGTGGCCTGGATGCCATCACCTTCTCCCTGGAGTTTCAGAAAACCCTCAACACGTCCCTCCTCGAG CTGTGTGACTTCCTAGAGCAGCACTTCCTGTCCGACAGCCACGACACCATCAAGAAGCTGGGTGACCATCTGGGCAGCCTGACCCGCCTCACTTCCTCTGAGACCCATGGCTCCATGGGAGAATACCTGTTTGACAAACACACCCTGTAA